The genomic region CAAAAGTAAATTTAAGCTAATGCTTTTAGTTATGGTAGTACTAGGTATAATGTCGGCACTTCTCAGTAATACAGGTTCTACAGCAGTTTTTGTCCCAGTTGTTATCGCAGTTTGTTTAAGCTCTGGCACTAGCCCTAAAATGATGTTAATGCCTATGGCTTTTGCCTCTAGCTTAGGGGGTACACTAACGGTTATAGGAACACCGCCAAATGGTATCGTAAATAGTGTTCTCTATGAATCAGAGAAATATATGGAACTTGGATTTTTCGAGTTTGCCAAGGTCGGGATATTTCTATTTGTAATTGGTATAGCCTACATGGTACTTATTGGATATAAATTACTGCCAACAGGAGATGTTGAGGAAGAAAGTCCAAATCCAAAAGGAAAAGAAGAACTAAGGACGGAAAAAATGTGGGTAGCTATAATAATATTCGCTTTTGTGATAATTTCCATGGCTACAGGAATAGTTGATTTCCAAGTAGCCGCTATGCTCGGTGCCATGTTAACTGTAATAACAGGGTGCTTAACTATGGAAGAGGCATTTCAAAGTATTAGTTGGACTACAGTTTTTCTATTTGCAGGTATGCTTTCGATGAGTCAGGCTATCGAGGTAACCGGTGCAGCTGACTTAATAG from Proteinivorax hydrogeniformans harbors:
- a CDS encoding SLC13 family permease yields the protein MMLPEEYTALIILAIAIYLFFTEKLPLPVTAMLVPIALSLTGILEPADAFSYFGDRWVVVFMGMFIISGAMFKTGFASVIGNMTVEMAGKSKFKLMLLVMVVLGIMSALLSNTGSTAVFVPVVIAVCLSSGTSPKMMLMPMAFASSLGGTLTVIGTPPNGIVNSVLYESEKYMELGFFEFAKVGIFLFVIGIAYMVLIGYKLLPTGDVEEESPNPKGKEELRTEKMWVAIIIFAFVIISMATGIVDFQVAAMLGAMLTVITGCLTMEEAFQSISWTTVFLFAGMLSMSQAIEVTGAADLIADTLVNVSETPYIVLMLFFLATAVLTNFMSNTATAAVFAPIGITVAESLQVSPYPFVMAIAIGASCCFLTPIATPPNTIVLGPAGYSFKDYFKAGWPLQLLTFIISMIVIPIVFPF